A genome region from Leptospira stimsonii includes the following:
- a CDS encoding transposase, with product MNSTSINDTVHVISSVQRRRRWSSIEKEQIVKETFEPGNSVSLVARKYNICPSQLFQWRRFMENGASKGIENEENLVPESEYKKLEQRIKNLERLLGRKTEENEILKEAVILARKKKLISQKPLEGIEGFQ from the coding sequence ATGAATAGTACTAGTATCAATGATACTGTCCACGTAATCAGCTCTGTTCAGAGAAGAAGAAGATGGTCGTCGATAGAAAAGGAACAGATAGTAAAAGAGACATTTGAACCGGGAAATTCGGTTTCTTTAGTTGCGAGAAAGTATAATATATGCCCCAGTCAGCTCTTCCAGTGGAGGCGGTTTATGGAAAACGGTGCAAGCAAAGGAATCGAGAATGAAGAGAACTTGGTCCCTGAATCAGAGTATAAAAAGCTCGAACAGAGAATAAAGAATTTGGAACGCCTTCTCGGAAGAAAGACGGAAGAGAACGAGATTCTCAAAGAAGCGGTCATCCTTGCTCGTAAAAAAAAACTGATCTCGCAAAAGCCATTGGAAGGAATCGAAGGTTTCCAATGA
- a CDS encoding DNA methyltransferase codes for MQKESIREFIEFANNLKGDEKGEAQLYIDRLFRAFGHGGIIEANGSLETRIKFSTGKTKFADCIWLPPKRPGVLIEMKKKGEKYLETHFPQARDYWIEMNPETIMGEGAQKPEYIILCNFEKFIIYRYLSPVDEIYLKELPDRLTAFNFLLPNNSEPIFRNNVEEISEEAAKLIGTIFKYQVYELGQDRQKVQRFLLQCVLALFSEDFGLLPNGFFSKLIRDCLKGESSFDLFGSLFKQMASPKQAPAGRFREIEYFNGGLFEIVDPLDLDHKSLEILKEASEKKWQNVNPVIFGSLFESTLTSTERHTFGAHFTREPDILKIVNPTIIKPWKAKIEKAKTLGELTILLEELSNFKVLDPSCGCGNFLYVAFKVLKDIEFMIIEKIALNFKTTKHLKLGLSKVSIKQFYGIDIQPIAVEVAKMTMMLGKEILSAEWNKRIEPFDSLGLILDQGLPLDTLNKNIYCADAILDPWPNADVIIGNPPYQSKNKMKMEMDHEYVNLIRERYPDMPGRADYCVYWFRKTHDQLQDGKYAGLVGTNTIRQNDSRVGGLDYILNNGGTIVDAVSTQVWSGV; via the coding sequence ATGCAAAAAGAATCAATTAGAGAATTTATAGAATTTGCAAATAATCTAAAAGGAGACGAAAAAGGTGAAGCCCAGTTATACATAGATAGACTATTTCGCGCTTTTGGCCATGGGGGAATAATCGAAGCTAATGGTTCCTTAGAAACCCGAATTAAGTTTTCAACTGGCAAGACTAAATTTGCAGATTGTATATGGTTACCTCCGAAGCGGCCAGGAGTACTAATCGAAATGAAAAAGAAAGGTGAGAAATATCTAGAAACTCATTTTCCACAAGCGCGCGACTATTGGATAGAGATGAATCCAGAGACAATAATGGGTGAAGGGGCGCAAAAACCAGAGTATATTATTCTTTGCAATTTTGAAAAGTTTATAATTTACCGATATTTATCACCTGTTGACGAGATTTACTTAAAGGAACTACCAGATAGATTAACAGCATTTAACTTTCTACTTCCAAATAATTCGGAACCTATATTTAGAAATAACGTTGAAGAGATATCCGAAGAAGCGGCGAAACTCATTGGAACAATTTTTAAGTATCAAGTATATGAATTAGGTCAGGATCGACAAAAGGTACAAAGATTCTTGCTACAATGTGTGTTGGCATTATTTTCCGAGGATTTTGGCTTACTGCCAAATGGATTTTTTTCAAAACTTATTCGAGATTGCTTAAAGGGTGAAAGTAGTTTCGATTTGTTTGGTTCTTTGTTCAAGCAAATGGCTTCACCAAAACAGGCACCTGCTGGACGGTTCAGAGAAATTGAATATTTTAATGGTGGACTTTTTGAAATAGTTGATCCGCTGGACTTAGATCATAAATCTTTAGAAATTCTAAAAGAAGCCTCTGAAAAAAAATGGCAAAATGTAAATCCAGTAATTTTTGGTTCTCTATTTGAAAGCACGCTAACTTCAACGGAAAGACATACCTTCGGTGCTCATTTTACAAGAGAGCCTGATATTTTAAAAATAGTAAATCCAACTATTATTAAACCTTGGAAGGCAAAAATTGAAAAAGCAAAAACTTTAGGCGAGCTAACAATTCTATTAGAGGAATTGTCGAATTTCAAAGTTCTGGATCCTTCATGTGGTTGTGGAAATTTTTTGTATGTAGCCTTTAAAGTATTAAAAGATATAGAATTCATGATTATCGAAAAAATTGCACTTAACTTTAAAACAACAAAACATTTAAAATTAGGTCTATCTAAAGTTTCCATTAAGCAATTCTATGGTATTGATATTCAGCCGATAGCAGTAGAAGTAGCGAAGATGACAATGATGCTTGGCAAAGAAATACTATCTGCCGAATGGAATAAGAGAATAGAGCCGTTCGATTCTTTAGGATTAATTCTAGATCAAGGTTTACCTCTTGACACGCTAAATAAAAACATATATTGCGCTGATGCAATATTAGATCCTTGGCCTAATGCGGATGTAATAATCGGAAATCCTCCATATCAGTCAAAAAATAAAATGAAAATGGAAATGGATCATGAATATGTAAATCTAATAAGGGAAAGGTATCCAGATATGCCTGGGCGAGCTGATTATTGTGTTTACTGGTTTAGAAAAACTCATGATCAGCTTCAGGATGGAAAATATGCAGGTTTAGTAGGAACGAATACGATTCGTCAAAATGATTCGAGGGTCGGTGGACTTGATTATATATTAAACAACGGTGGTACTATTGTCGATGCCGTATCGACCCAAGTGTGGTCAGGTGTGTAG